A window of the Garra rufa chromosome 10, GarRuf1.0, whole genome shotgun sequence genome harbors these coding sequences:
- the inhbab gene encoding inhibin subunit beta Ab, which translates to MSSLTLVTGVLLLSGCLSGGCSPTPAESGSQGAGRPDDPVTPCPSCALAQRPKDSEEQTDMVEAVKRHILNMLHLNARPNVTHPVPRAALLNAIRKLHVGRVGEDGTVEMEEDAGGLGEHREQPEEQPFEIITFAEPGDSPDFMKFDISKEGSTLSVVEQANVWLFLKVAKGSRGKGKVSVQLLQQGKADPGSTDKPQELVVSEKTVDTRRSGWHTLPVPRMVQTLLDGDSSLLSLRVSCPMCAEAGAVPILVPAEGSKGKEREQSHRPFLMVVLKPGEEHQHRRSKRGLECDGKIRVCCKRQFYVNFKDIGWSDWIIAPSGYHANYCEGDCPSHVASITGSALSFHSTVINHYRMRGYSPFNNIKSCCVPTRLRAMSMLYYNEEQKIIKKDIQNMIVEECGCS; encoded by the exons ATGTCCTCGCTCACGCTCGTGACAGGGGTGCTGCTGCTCTCCGGCTGTTTGTCGGGGGGCTGCTCGCCCACGCCGGCCGAGAGCGGCTCTCAAGGCGCGGGGCGGCCGGACGATCCCGTGACCCCCTGCCCGTCCTGCGCTCTAGCCCAGAGGCCAAAGGACTCGGAGGAGCAGACCGACATGGTGGAGGCGGTCAAGAGGCACATCCTCAACATGCTGCATCTGAACGCCCGGCCCAACGTCACGCACCCGGTGCCCCGCGCCGCCCTGCTCAACGCCATCCGCAAGCTGCACGTGGGACGGGTGGGTGAGGACGGCACCGTGGAGATGGAGGAAGACGCAGGGGGGCTGGGGGAACACCGAGAGCAACCTGAGGAGCAGCCCTTTGAGATCATCACCTTCGCTGAGCCAG GCGATTCCCCTGACTTCATGAAATTTGACATTTCTAAAGAAGGCAGCACTCTATCCGTGGTGGAGCAGGCCAACGTGTGGCTATTCCTTAAAGTCGCCAAGGGCAGCCGAGGGAAAGGGAAGGTGTCCGTTCAGCTCCTACAGCAAGGCAAAGCAGATCCAGGCTCGACGGACAAACCCCAAGAACTGGTGGTGTCCGAGAAGACCGTGGACACGCGGCGCAGCGGCTGGCACACGCTACCGGTGCCCCGCATGGTGCAGACCCTGCTGGACGGGGACAGCAGCTTGCTCAGTCTCCGCGTCTCCTGTCCAATGTGCGCCGAAGCCGGCGCCGTGCCCATCCTGGTGCCTGCAGAAGGCAGCAAGGGCAAAGAAAGAGAACAATCTCACCGACCCTTCCTCATGGTCGTGCTCAAGCCAGGCGAGGAGCACCAGCACCGGCGAAGCAAGCGCGGCTTGGAGTGCGACGGGAAAATCCGCGTCTGCTGTAAACGGCAGTTCTACGTCAACTTTAAGGACATCGGGTGGAGCGACTGGATCATCGCTCCGTCCGGATATCACGCTAACTACTGCGAGGGCGATTGTCCTAGCCATGTGGCCAGCATCACGGGCTCTGCCCTCTCCTTTCATTCCACCGTCATCAATCACTACCGGATGCGCGGGTACAGCCCGTTCAACAACATTAAGTCGTGCTGCGTACCCACGCGCCTACGGGCCATGTCCATGCTCTACTATAATGAGGAGCAGAAGATCATAAAGAAAGACATCCAGAACATGATAGTGGAGGAGTGTGGCTGCTCATAA